The Hypnocyclicus thermotrophus genome includes a window with the following:
- a CDS encoding ABC transporter permease, translating to MFDYIKNTFILSLFSSLFSAIIGYTLAYFTVFYDFRYRKLFDILFILPLAIPTYIAGYVYGELFSFTGLFKGKIDIMNIYGGIFIFSIFLAPYVYIISKSYLSKISSNIIENAKILGKNDLHIFLNVLLPMSRIALVSSVSLVTLEIINAYGVVKYFGINTFSIGIFRTWFSLGDSNSAIKLAAFLMFTTFIVLSLEKNFRKHKNYSYINSKIKSIKRKKLSKSHEFIITIFSLLYIIIGFIFPIIQLVYFSMLTYKMMLNYETFLLIFKTFILTAISSLITLIIALIISNNARLSKNKFSGILARISSIGYSIPGAVIAIGVLMLFITIDNFFDTYFSMSFIVLILAYIIRFLGVGYNTINTSFLKIGLKFHESARTLGKSKIYTFFKIDFPMIKSSIFSAYILIFIEIIKELPLTLILRPFNFDTLSTITKKYVEDEMIYHSGIPSLIIVFICFLGIIYFNILNKNRRN from the coding sequence TTGTTTGACTACATAAAAAACACCTTTATTTTAAGCCTTTTTAGTAGTCTTTTTTCAGCTATTATTGGATATACTCTTGCATATTTTACTGTTTTTTATGATTTTAGATACAGAAAATTATTTGATATACTATTTATATTACCACTTGCGATTCCTACTTATATTGCAGGATATGTATATGGAGAACTTTTTTCTTTTACAGGATTGTTCAAAGGAAAAATTGATATTATGAATATATATGGAGGAATATTTATATTTTCAATATTTTTAGCTCCTTATGTATATATTATTTCAAAATCTTATTTATCAAAAATATCTTCAAATATAATAGAAAATGCAAAAATTTTAGGGAAAAATGATTTACACATATTTCTTAACGTATTACTACCTATGTCTAGAATAGCTTTAGTTTCTAGTGTTAGTTTAGTAACCTTAGAGATTATAAATGCTTATGGTGTTGTAAAATATTTTGGAATAAATACATTTAGCATTGGTATATTTAGAACTTGGTTTTCTCTTGGAGACAGTAATAGTGCTATAAAACTAGCTGCATTTCTTATGTTTACTACTTTTATAGTCTTAAGTTTAGAGAAAAATTTTAGAAAACATAAAAATTATTCTTATATAAATTCTAAAATAAAATCTATTAAAAGAAAAAAACTATCAAAATCACATGAATTTATCATAACCATATTTTCTTTACTATATATAATTATTGGATTTATCTTTCCTATTATTCAACTTGTATATTTTAGTATGCTTACTTATAAAATGATGCTTAATTATGAAACTTTTTTGTTAATATTTAAAACCTTTATATTAACTGCAATTTCTTCTTTAATTACTCTAATAATAGCTTTGATAATATCAAATAATGCTCGATTATCTAAAAATAAATTTTCTGGAATTTTAGCTAGAATTTCAAGTATTGGTTATTCTATTCCTGGAGCTGTTATAGCTATAGGTGTACTTATGCTATTTATTACTATAGATAATTTTTTTGATACATATTTTAGTATGAGTTTTATTGTGCTTATTCTAGCTTATATTATTAGATTTTTAGGTGTTGGATATAATACTATTAATACAAGTTTTTTAAAAATCGGATTAAAGTTTCATGAATCTGCTAGAACACTCGGTAAATCTAAAATATATACTTTTTTTAAAATAGATTTTCCTATGATAAAATCTTCTATTTTTTCTGCATACATACTTATTTTTATTGAAATAATCAAAGAATTACCTCTTACATTAATTTTAAGGCCCTTTAATTTTGATACTTTGTCAACAATAACAAAAAAATATGTAGAAGACGAAATGATTTATCATTCTGGTATTCCTTCATTAATTATAGTATTTATATGTTTTTTAGGAATAATTTACTTTAATATATTAAATAAAAACAGGAGAAATTAA
- the nifU gene encoding Fe-S cluster assembly scaffold protein NifU: protein MQYSEKVMDHFMNPRNVGVIENPDGYGKIGNASCGDMMEIFLRIEDDIIKDVKFRTFGCASAIATSSISTEMILGKKVSEALEVTNKAVAEALDGLPPQKMHCSVLAEDAIKAAIEDYLKKKNN, encoded by the coding sequence ATGCAATATTCAGAAAAAGTAATGGATCACTTTATGAATCCAAGAAATGTAGGAGTTATTGAAAATCCAGATGGATATGGTAAAATAGGAAATGCATCATGTGGAGATATGATGGAAATTTTTTTAAGAATAGAAGATGATATAATAAAAGATGTAAAATTTAGAACTTTTGGATGTGCTTCAGCCATAGCAACTTCTTCAATATCTACAGAAATGATATTAGGAAAAAAAGTAAGCGAAGCATTAGAAGTGACAAATAAAGCTGTAGCAGAAGCTCTAGATGGACTTCCACCTCAAAAAATGCATTGTTCTGTACTTGCAGAAGATGCAATAAAAGCTGCAATAGAAGATTATTTAAAGAAAAAAAATAATTAA
- the hslO gene encoding Hsp33 family molecular chaperone HslO: MGKLIRGISKNARFMVIDSTDVVQKSVKIHNSSPTATAALGRVLTAALMMGQEIKVSNGSVTLRIDSDGPAKQLIATADNKGNVKGYIANDKEVIKRKTNGKLDVGGYIGKGFLKVIKDIGGKEPYIGVSPIQTGEIAEDIAYYYFTSEQIPSVVALGVFVDKDMSIKHAGGYIIQLLPGAEEGFITKLEEKIKAIKSVTELMNGGMDPERIAKLLYEDMNSENPNDLVEEYKILDTIEVNYTCDCNKEKFFRGIVSLGKDEIKKLLESQEDIEVECHFCKTKYSYTKEDFELILKNN, from the coding sequence ATGGGAAAACTAATTAGAGGAATTAGTAAAAATGCAAGATTTATGGTAATAGATTCTACAGATGTAGTTCAAAAATCAGTTAAAATACATAATAGTTCACCAACTGCTACAGCAGCACTTGGGAGAGTATTAACAGCCGCTCTTATGATGGGGCAAGAAATAAAAGTATCTAATGGAAGTGTTACATTAAGAATAGATAGTGATGGTCCAGCAAAACAATTAATTGCAACAGCGGATAACAAGGGAAATGTAAAAGGATATATAGCAAATGATAAAGAAGTAATAAAAAGAAAAACTAATGGAAAACTTGATGTAGGTGGATATATAGGAAAAGGATTTTTAAAAGTAATAAAAGATATAGGTGGGAAAGAACCATATATAGGTGTTTCACCAATTCAAACAGGAGAAATAGCAGAAGATATTGCTTATTATTATTTTACATCAGAACAAATACCTTCAGTAGTAGCACTTGGAGTGTTTGTAGATAAAGATATGAGTATAAAACATGCAGGAGGATATATAATCCAGCTTTTACCAGGAGCAGAAGAGGGGTTTATTACAAAATTAGAAGAAAAAATTAAAGCAATAAAAAGTGTAACAGAACTTATGAATGGTGGAATGGATCCAGAAAGAATAGCAAAACTTCTTTATGAAGATATGAATAGTGAAAATCCAAATGACTTAGTTGAAGAATATAAAATATTAGATACAATAGAAGTAAATTATACTTGTGATTGTAATAAAGAAAAATTTTTTAGAGGAATAGTATCACTTGGAAAAGATGAAATAAAAAAATTATTAGAATCACAGGAAGATATAGAAGTAGAATGCCATTTTTGTAAAACAAAATATAGTTATACAAAAGAAGATTTTGAATTAATATTAAAAAATAATTAA
- a CDS encoding Fe(3+) ABC transporter substrate-binding protein, which produces MNEKILFVLTFVISSIIFAKNEVNVYTHRHYDSDQSLFQKFEKETGIKVNVVNASADELIKKLELEGKRTPADILITVDAARLHRAKSKNLLQPVISESLIKNVPSHLRDKDSYWYGLTYRARVIVYDPNKTNINDLSTYEDLANPKWKGKILTRSSSNAYNQSLIASIIAHNGEEKTFEWAKGIVNNFARTPKGNDRDQAKAVLANEGELAIMNTYYIGKMYNSSNELERKVARTLKIFFPNQNGRGAHINVSGIGVTKYSKNKENAIKFIEFLTSEAAQKDFAEANYEYPVNPNVEASKLVKSWGSFKADTLNLSILGELNENAVKIADRAGWK; this is translated from the coding sequence TTGAATGAAAAAATATTGTTTGTTTTAACTTTTGTAATATCAAGTATTATTTTTGCTAAAAATGAAGTGAATGTCTATACTCATAGACATTATGACTCTGATCAATCTTTATTTCAAAAATTTGAAAAAGAGACTGGTATAAAAGTCAATGTTGTTAATGCAAGTGCTGATGAGCTTATTAAAAAATTAGAATTAGAAGGAAAAAGAACTCCTGCAGACATATTAATTACAGTAGATGCTGCTAGATTGCATAGAGCAAAATCAAAAAATTTGTTACAGCCCGTTATAAGTGAATCTCTAATAAAAAACGTTCCTTCACATTTAAGAGATAAAGATTCTTATTGGTATGGTCTTACTTATAGAGCTAGAGTTATTGTATATGATCCTAATAAAACAAATATAAATGATTTGTCCACTTATGAAGATTTAGCTAATCCAAAATGGAAGGGTAAAATCTTAACTAGATCTTCTTCAAATGCTTATAATCAATCTTTAATAGCTTCTATAATAGCTCATAACGGCGAAGAAAAGACTTTTGAATGGGCAAAAGGAATAGTTAATAATTTTGCAAGAACTCCTAAAGGAAATGATAGAGATCAAGCTAAAGCTGTTTTAGCTAATGAAGGTGAATTAGCTATAATGAATACTTATTATATAGGAAAAATGTATAATTCATCAAATGAATTAGAAAGAAAAGTAGCTAGAACTTTAAAAATATTTTTCCCAAATCAAAATGGAAGAGGTGCACATATTAACGTAAGTGGTATCGGTGTAACTAAATATTCCAAAAATAAAGAAAATGCTATTAAATTTATTGAATTTTTAACAAGCGAAGCAGCTCAAAAAGATTTTGCAGAAGCTAATTATGAATATCCTGTAAATCCAAATGTTGAAGCTTCTAAACTTGTAAAATCTTGGGGTAGTTTTAAAGCAGATACATTAAATTTATCAATTCTTGGTGAATTAAACGAAAATGCTGTTAAAATAGCTGATCGTGCTGGGTGGAAATAA
- a CDS encoding ABC transporter ATP-binding protein gives MEYIKLENISFKYGKKIILDNISFSIKKGEVLAILGESGSGKSTILRIISGLETPKTGKITIDNHIIFNKNINFPPEKRNLGMVFQDYALFPHLNIEKNITFGISHFNKKTKKIILNKMLKLVKLEEHSKKYPHELSGGQQQRIAIARTLATNPKLLLLDEPFSNLDANLQSSIRKEIKSIIDIEKTTTIFVTHNKEDALEIADRVVIIKDGKIIQIDTPENIISNPKSSYVKHLFHY, from the coding sequence ATGGAATATATAAAATTAGAAAATATAAGTTTTAAATATGGCAAAAAAATTATTCTAGACAATATATCTTTTTCTATAAAAAAAGGAGAAGTTTTAGCAATTTTAGGAGAAAGTGGAAGTGGAAAATCTACTATTCTAAGAATTATTTCCGGTCTTGAAACTCCTAAAACAGGTAAAATTACTATTGATAATCATATTATTTTTAATAAAAATATAAATTTCCCTCCCGAAAAAAGAAATTTAGGTATGGTTTTTCAAGATTATGCTCTTTTCCCTCATTTAAACATAGAAAAAAATATAACTTTTGGTATTTCTCATTTTAACAAAAAAACAAAAAAAATAATTTTAAATAAAATGCTAAAACTAGTAAAATTAGAAGAACATAGTAAAAAATATCCTCATGAACTTAGTGGTGGTCAACAACAAAGAATAGCTATTGCTCGTACATTAGCTACTAATCCAAAATTACTTTTATTAGATGAGCCTTTTTCAAATTTAGATGCTAATCTACAAAGTAGTATAAGAAAAGAAATAAAATCAATTATTGATATAGAAAAGACTACTACAATTTTTGTCACTCATAATAAAGAAGATGCTCTTGAAATAGCTGATAGAGTAGTGATTATAAAAGATGGTAAAATTATACAGATCGATACTCCAGAAAATATTATTTCCAATCCAAAATCTTCATATGTAAAACATCTATTTCATTATTAA